A genomic region of Procambarus clarkii isolate CNS0578487 chromosome 30, FALCON_Pclarkii_2.0, whole genome shotgun sequence contains the following coding sequences:
- the LOC123765608 gene encoding uncharacterized protein — MLNIAGTECVLYQGWVTTSYNGSYSDIVNLYCYTAYHYGFDLAPAATFTAASYYSFTPPENAVQGFYCDHIKYCFNSFVQTNPWWMADLDSPKGVSKIVVKTRKDLRDFSNVEIRLGNTSSFTSNPLFASYMGLTPTPLEILVFAPSSPMTGRYLSLQSITSSGALNVCNIQIIAA, encoded by the coding sequence ATGTTGAATATTGCAGGGACAGAGTGTGTGCTCTACCAGGGTTGGGTGACGACCAGCTACAATGGTTCGTATTCCGACATTGTCAACCTCTACTGCTACACCGCTTATCACTATGGCTTCGATCTTGCCCCTGCAGCCACCTTCACAGCTGCGTCATATTACTCCTTCACGCCACCTGAAAATGCTGTTCAGGGATTCTACTGTGACCACATTAAGTACTGTTTTAATTCTTTCGTCCAAACCAACCCTTGGTGGATGGCCGACCTTGACTCGCCGAAAGGCGTTTCCAAGATTGTCGTCAAGACACGAAAAGATCTCAGGgacttcagcaacgtggagatccGCCTGGGTAACACCTCGAGCTTCACCAGCAACCCGCTGTTTGCCTCGTACATGGGACTGACACCTACTCCCCTGGAGATCCTGGTTTTCGCTCCATCATCCCCCATGACAGGTCGCTACCTCTCCCTTCAGAGCATCACATCATCGGGAGCCCTTAATGTTTGCAACATCCAGATCATTGCTGCTTGA